A single Luteolibacter rhizosphaerae DNA region contains:
- a CDS encoding glutathionylspermidine synthase family protein → MKTPVRLEVRPPRSGWQERVESAGLTWHGAGGEPYWTEDRNLVFTLEAAEVLEAAANELHAMCLQACDEISRRGWWDRLAIPEAAIGMVQASWLVGDKSLYGRFDLAWDGTGTPKLLEYNADTPTSLLEAAVIQWQWLEDVAPQSDQLNSIHEALIERWQLFPESRIHLACKWDHLEDRQTIAYLAETAEQAGKEVELMDIGEIGFSESGRFTDMNERPIERLFKLYPWEWMAEEPFFAEIGRERERFTEPAWKMMLSNKGILPILWELNPGHPLLLRSSYNMEGLGGADRWVEKPFFGREGNGVTIRSRAYHSPPPLPSQDGPMVYQEHARLFESGGQHVVWGLWMVGDECRGLSARADSSPVTGNLSRFLPHRIEV, encoded by the coding sequence ATGAAAACTCCGGTGCGTTTGGAAGTCCGGCCGCCACGCAGCGGCTGGCAGGAGCGCGTGGAATCCGCCGGCCTGACTTGGCACGGCGCCGGGGGCGAGCCCTACTGGACGGAGGACCGCAATCTGGTCTTCACGCTCGAGGCCGCCGAGGTGCTGGAGGCTGCCGCGAACGAGCTCCACGCGATGTGCCTGCAGGCCTGCGACGAGATCTCGCGCCGCGGCTGGTGGGACCGCCTCGCCATCCCGGAGGCCGCCATCGGCATGGTGCAGGCCTCCTGGCTGGTGGGCGACAAATCGCTCTACGGCCGCTTCGATCTCGCTTGGGACGGCACCGGCACGCCCAAGCTGTTAGAGTATAACGCGGACACCCCCACCTCCCTGCTGGAGGCAGCGGTGATCCAGTGGCAGTGGCTGGAAGACGTGGCCCCGCAGAGCGATCAGCTGAACTCGATCCACGAGGCACTGATCGAGCGCTGGCAGCTTTTTCCCGAGTCCCGCATCCACCTCGCCTGCAAGTGGGACCACCTGGAAGACCGCCAGACCATCGCCTACCTCGCGGAAACCGCGGAGCAGGCCGGCAAGGAAGTGGAGCTGATGGACATCGGCGAGATCGGCTTCTCCGAGAGCGGCCGCTTCACCGACATGAACGAACGCCCGATCGAGCGGCTCTTCAAGCTCTACCCTTGGGAGTGGATGGCGGAGGAGCCCTTCTTCGCGGAGATCGGCCGCGAGCGCGAACGCTTCACCGAACCGGCCTGGAAGATGATGCTCTCGAACAAAGGCATCCTGCCCATCCTCTGGGAGCTGAACCCCGGCCACCCCTTGCTACTACGTTCATCGTACAACATGGAGGGCCTTGGCGGTGCCGACCGCTGGGTCGAGAAGCCCTTCTTCGGCCGCGAAGGCAATGGCGTCACCATCCGCTCCCGCGCCTACCACTCCCCGCCGCCCCTGCCCTCGCAGGACGGCCCCATGGTCTATCAGGAGCACGCCCGCCTCTTCGAGTCCGGCGGCCAGCACGTCGTCTGGGGTCTCTGGATGGTCGGCGACGAGTGCCGCGGCCTCTCCGCCCGCGCCGACAGCAGCCCCGTGACCGGCAATCTCAGCCGCTTCCTCCCCCACCGGATCGAAGTTTGA